The DNA segment GCGCGCGAGAGGGATGTGCGTGTGCCTGCCAGTCACCGCTGAATCCGGGAGCTCCCCACCGCCGTGCCAGAGCAGAGCTGACGGGGCCCCCCCAACTTTCAACAACAACACCCCCCTCCTGAGTTGAACCGCTCCCGTGAGACTTCACTGGGATGTGTCTAGTACCAGCGTTATACAGCGCGACCTGTTTAGAACGTAATGAACCCTGACTCCAGGATCTCCCTGCAACTCTGCCAGCCAGCGCAGAGTTAACGGTCCGTCCAAGTATCAACAACCACTCCTGAGAGACAGATCTCCCTGGTTGTTGGAGACATTTTACAGAGACTGGCCCTGTTGGTTACTCCAGTGTGTTATACTGTATGGCCTGTTTAGAACATAATGCATCAGGCTCTAAGGTGGATACAAGGAGATGGTGTTTTGCAGTGCACTGCATTAAAGCTCGCCAGGCTCTGAGATGAAATAACATCTCTTTAAACTTACTGCACCACACTGATGAGGACAAAAGCACACcaagggaaaacacacacacacacacacacacacacacacacacacacacaggccttccTTTACATTAAGTGAGTAAGGCCTGCTGTAAAATAGTAATGAGCTTTCACAAATTCACCACCAAAagcacatctctctctgtctctctcaagtCAATATGCTAATGAGCTACACTAGCCTGGAGGTTTACATTATGGAGCAGGCAAAGCATACATGTGCAAATAAAAGCAATTTCATGGACCTTCATCTTATGTTGTACAATGGTTTTCTTTGGAGAATCAATGTGTCTTCATTTGTATTTCTGATGTGAATCATCAAAGGTCTGAGTAGAGTGATTGAGTTCCCTGTACAATTTCTGCTAAAAAAATTATGTTACATCCTACACGAATCACACTTGGAACACACAATAGTTGCATGATATATCTGTGGTAAAGAGCAGATTTATTCATTTCATACTAAGAGGACAAAATATCCTTCAGCGTCCACAGAAGGCCATACATAATTAATTTTATACGACATACAAAATACTTGCTTTACAAAATGCAAAGTACTTTTTCTTTTCCATTGCATATAATTATGTGTGTTAGATGTGCTGAGTCCAGGATATTCTATAACATAATTGTATttatatgtatgtttatattttatgtgtgtgtgtatgtctaaaaATAAACAGTGTATGAATGCAGATATTTTCCATAGGGGTGTCGTGATGGGGCATCAGGGTGCCTTTAACTTGGTCGTCCGCTTTGACTCCCAGCCACCAGATCTGAGTGGCCTGACACGTGGAGGTGGCAAGCCTCTgggggctcacacacacacacacacacacacacacacacacagaggtgacaAGACTGTGGGCCATTACGTTTGACATTGCCTCTGAGTAGGGGTTGAGTTGTTTTGAGTTGTTTTGACTCAGTAAATGTGGCATTGCCGTTAGATACGTGTGTTTTgactgtgtgttcatgttcttTTGCCGTATCACGTgtttatgtcagtgtgtgtgtgtgtgtgtatttgtgtgcctgtgtctgtgtctgcatttgtatgtgtgtgtgtattaccctaggaaatgtatgtgtgcgtgtctgtgtctgtgtgtgtgtgtatgtgttcgtgtgtgtgtgtgtgtgtgtgtgtgtgtgtgtgtgtgtgtgtgtgtgtgtgtgtgtgtgtgtgtgtgtgtgtgagagagagagagagacagagggagagaaagattttACCCAAGgaaaggtgtgtatgtgtatgtatgagtgtttgtgttctgtgcatgtgttctctgtgtgtgtgttctgtgtgtatgtgtgtgtgtaagtatgtgtgtttgtgtgttctgtgtatatatgtgtgtgtgtgtgtgtgtgtgtgtgtattaccctAGGACTAGCTTTCACTGCACAGCTCATGGCAGCACTGTAGCCTTGAATGACAGATCTGTCCACGAGGGGAGCGGTGAACTTGGGTGGGCAGTTCATATCATGCTCTTTGAAGGGAGGGGGCTTATACTCCAGATCtgggagtgaaggagagagagagagagaaagagaaagagagagagagcaaaataagagatagaatgagagaaaggACAACGGAAAAtacagagcaagggagagagagagagaaagaacaacgTAAGAGCAATGGGAAGATCAAAAGACTAGCAAAAAAAGAAGAGTTGACAGAAATAATACAGTATCTTCTTAATCATTTCCATCATGATCActgtagatacacacacacacacacaagcacacacacaaacacaaacacacacacacactcactcactcacacacaaacacacacactttgtttgaCGATCTTGGCGGTGTCCTTGCTGACTCCTGGGTCGTCGCTTGGGCCGCACATGTTGACACTGAACACGCGGAACATGTACTCGTTCCCCATCACCAGATCCGACGCTGTGCAGTTGGTACGTCTGTTGTGCTCATACACCGTGAACCACTcctgcccaacacacacacacacacacacacacacacacacacacaggcagaaaaCATGTTAGTGTCTGTTAACAGTGCGGAGACAGCAGCACAGAGCTGCTGAGTTATTGTGCCTGATGACACACGACAGGGCCAATAAAGAGCTCCATCCAGTGGGTGTACAGTACGAGTAACCTGTTTGGTGTTGACTGTGCAGACTCAAACCCTCATTGTAAATATGCTCATGGATGTAGTTTTCACTTTCAGTCTTCTACTCTAGCCAACTTTGAAAATTGCAATGCTGTAATTGGATCATTCAAAAGATGGCGCTATAGATTAGATTAATGAGAAGATAGTTTCATTTCATAATCTAATCAATCTACGGTAAAAACAATTAGAGCTACAGTCATTTGGGTGATTGGATCTTGTTATCATTTACCTAGAGCTCACAACTTTCTCACTATTCAACATCCTCTcctggggagagagaaacaacatCAGTTGACCCCCTATTTGACATTTGGCAAAAGAGGAAAGATTGTCAAGGTCAAGTTCAATGCCCAGACAGCACTAATAGACTACTAATGAGTAGTTTTGAATATGAATCttcataaatgtatttatttacactTAATATGGAGTGAATGGGTCACATCACGACCACTTCCGGTTTGGGACAACTCggtgaaaacaaacacatggaCATCTGATGTGAATTCCAAAATGGCACCAAGTACTTGCCCATTTAGTTGGGTCATTTTTCCCTGAGCCAGCTGGGGGCCAGTCTGTCATTTTCAGACTGTAACACGTTTGACTTTTTATCTAGCTCATGAGAATAGTTGTATGACATCTTCAATGGCCAAATACAACcatgtggttttgttttcaGAGTTCTGCCCAAAGACTTTGCTTTATGTCAAGAGGAAATGACGACACACTATCATCCTTCATGGCCCCTACCATCGTTTTCTTATCAGCCTTCTGGATCAGGTAGCCAGTGATTTCACAGTTGCCGTCGTCTTTCGGGGGTTTCCATTCCAGTGCGGCGTTGAAGCCCCATATGTCCGTCACCTTGACCGCAGTGGGGGGACCTGGCTtctctgcactcacacacacacacacgtcattcaGTTCATGAGTCTCCTGATGTCCAGTTAAAGTCACAGAAACTGATTCATTTGAGTGGTTCTGATATATACCATACATATGTGCAGGGGCAGTGGTAGCCTTGCTGCCAGAGATATGGCTGACATGGGTGTTGAACCAGTTTCCTGTgcttgcgtgtgtatgtatatttatgtgtgtgtatctatatgtatgtgtcctcgttaatttatttattagagGATAGTCTTTTATCTTCATGTAATATATGTACCAGCTGCCAGTGTTTGTGTAAAATGCTTTAAATTGGCCCCTGAGAATGAAATGTGATACATATGAATGTGTCTAGCCTCAGGCCTGCTGCTCGCTGTGCCAGTGTTTCTTGATGTGCATGTCTCAAAGACTTGCAGTCATCGAGAGTGACTACAGGGGGTGCTATTACACGCATGAAATATTCAGTCATAAGTAATTATTAATATCTGTAGAGAGCAAGACTGAGCCATGTAATGCTGACTGCGGGCACCCATGCTGGGTTGGTGACCTGGCCTCCAAAGTATAACCTGCATATTGTTGATTAAAGGTACTGTTATTGATAAGTAACATAAGATCAAAATGATTACCTTGCAAATATTGATGGCCAGTTAATCAGATGAACTCAAATGTCTTCAGCAACTGGCAAAATCATTAAAGACCACACTATGATTTCTATGGTGAGTAATGATAAATCATTCTAACGTCTATGGTGACTGACCCAAAGGAACGTTAAAACCCTCAACGTGGATGTCTGTTTTGGCTCATACAGACGCCTCCAGGGACTGCCCAAAAGGTGTGCTTACCCACGACGCGGATGTCTATGGTGGCTCTGTCCTCCATGTTCTCGATCTGTAGCACCAGTGTGTATTTGCCAGAGTGGTCTCTCTCGGCTGACCGGATGAAGAGGACGCTGTCCACAAATGAGTTGCGCACGCCCACCTTCTTAAGGTCTACAGGCTCACCGTCCTTTAACCAGGTAGCCACTGGACGAGGCTTAccctatacaaataaatggtgcaCAGAGATACACAAACATAGAAataaacatgcgcacacacacataggcatacacacacacacacacacacacacacacacacacacacacttttagatATTCATTTAGATCAGAAGAAGTGATCCTTGAGGTACACCAGATGGGGTCACTGTTAATTTGACTTCTATTTCGTCCTGAATCTTTTGTCCTGAACCTACCTGGAAGGGGATGACCAGGTTGATTTGGTCTCCGACCTGCCTGACGTATTTCTGTCTGAGGCTCCGCGGCAGGCGAATCTTAGGACGCTCTGTGCAACGCAGCCgggaaaaagacacacacatcaggagaaagaaagataaaaatTTGGCACTAAATTTGGTACACAATTTGATACACAATATGCAATGCAAAACATCAGTCAGACTTCAGACACATTCAGGCCCATTTTGCTTGACCCCACACATGAGCTAATTGACCATTTGAACTCTTAAGTGTTGACCACGTGCTTGTGACCTCACCAACAATCTCTCTGATAGTGACTGGTTGACCCAGGAGGGCGGGGGGGCTGCGGCCAGCGATGTTGACCGCGACAACGCGGAAGTCCAACTTCTCCCCCGTGGGCAGGTTGCGCACCACAAAGCTCTGCCTGTCCACTGGCTCGGAGTTGGCCACTTGCCACTCAgtgtctagagagagagagagagagagagagagagagagagggacgtgAAGAAAAAAGGGATGTATAGAATGACAGACTGCACAGATATGCACATTTATAAAGAGACAAAAAGGATTAGATGAACAAACAATGTCAtatctatatatccatataCCATATATTTCTATCTGTATATTGGAGGAGGTctgaagaagagagggatgaatgtgtgagggaggaggagatttCAGAGAGCCAGGcgtggaggtgaagagagggatgaatgtgtgagggaggaggagatttCAGAGAGCCAGGcgtggaggtgaagagagggatgaatgtgtgagggaggaggagatttCAGAGAGCCAGGcgtggaggtgaagagagggaaagacggGGGAtttgaggaggagaaaagagatgtgttggaggagatggagaaatgGGAGATATGGCTCATTCACATTCTTTGGCcagccattgtatgtgtgtatgcatgtgtgtgtgtgcatgtgtgtgtgtgtgtgtctgtgtgtgtgtgtgtgtgtgtgtgtgcatgtgtgtgtgtgtgtgtgtgtgtgtgtgtgtgtgtgtgtgtgtgtatgtatgtgtgtgtgtgtgtgttagtgtgtgtgtgtgaattcaacTAAGATGTGTGATTTCAGAGGGCCAGGCGTGGACACAggtgaagagagggatgaatgtgtgagggaggaggagatttCAGAGAGCCAAGTGTGGACACAggtgaagagagggaaagacaggggatttgaggaggagaaaagagatgtgttggaggagatggagaaatgGGAGATATGGCTCATTCACATTCTTTGGCcagccattgtatgtgtgtatgcatgtatgtgtgtgtgtgtgtgtgtgttaacacacCTCCCTCTTTGCAGTACTCTATGATGTATCCGTCCAGGCCTCCAGCGCCGATTCTCTCGGGGGCCAGCCATTTGAGCGAGCAGGTGGTGTCTGTCACGTCGTTGACCATCAGCCTCGTGGGCTCACTGGTGGGTGCTACAGGAGACACAATCCTCACAGTGAGTTATTTAcactacagtatgtacacaGTCCATATACTGTAGGTACCATGTAGATTACAGAGCGTCTAAAGCTGGTACACTGGAAGACTTGAGCTGATGTCTACAGTAGGATGACATTTGAAGATGAATTGTGAGAGTTCAAAAGGTTACATGACCCATAACTGGAGCACTGTTTCCGATAGTATACCACATGCAATTGGGCATGATGTGCGTATgactgtgtgagtttgtgtgttgtgtgtgtgtgtgtgtgtgtgtgtttaaacagagatagatagagagagagagagagagagagagacagagagagagagagagtagatggGTTCCAATATGTGTCCCCATGTCTACAGTAGTCAGAGTACACACTGACCAGagatcagtatgtgtgtgtatgggtgtgtatacTGTGATCTCACCAATTGGCATGAATGGTTTAGAGTTGAGGCTAGGCTGTGACATGCCGATGCTGTTAACTGCGAAGACCCTCATCTCATAGAGGACGCCCTCAATCATACGCTTAGCCTCGTATGTGGTCGACTCATAGACGTCGAAGTTCAGCTTTGTCCAGCGAGACGAacccttcttcttcctctccatGTAGTAACCTGAGACAGGTGGTGTGGAAGTGAAACATATTGATTGCTTTAGATTCAATTCATCCATTTGTTATCATTATACAGTACAATATACATGTATAAATACAATGAAAGATGATATTAAAATCTAACAAGAAAGGCACAAAGTAGCAAATTGTGAAATGAAAGGAGTGGCAAGATGGTTGTTGAGACAAAAATACACTAACTCTGAAGCTGCTTTAAGCAACATTAGCAATTCTTGCTAACTTCTACCAGAGCCACTGGCATAGTGCATAGTGTAAATCAGAGAATCTGTGAATCAGAGAATCTGTAATTGAGATTCTCTGATTTACTATGCTGACCCACAGAAGCAAGTGATGTATGCACTTCTATGTGCAGTGAAATGATTGGTTTATACAACTGGATCGTGTTTCAAACCTCTATTCCCATCATGCTCTGTTTCCATGGTGGTTACCAGTGTGCCAACTAGATGCTAATATACTGTAAGCAAAGCTCACAATGACTTTAATGCCCATTTGCTCACATGCATgacctacagtacagtacatcagCACGTGGTCTTACACATGGTCAGACATCCCAAATCtcatttctctccatccctcagtGGCAGCTATTTAGATTGTAATCACATGGCCAGTGTGTTGTGAGCAGTATGGGGCCCTTGGAGTGTGTGGGCCTAATTGGCTAATTCTCATAGCAGAGCCTGATTTGCATAATAGCTTTTATCCCTTGGGTGGTGGTGGGTAATGTGTTAATGGAGGcagggggtggagagggggtgTCAGTCTACCAGTGATTGGTTGTAATTAGTTGGTGGTGCCAAGGgaagaatggtgtgtgtgtgtgtgtgtgtgtgtgtgtgtgtgtgtgtgtgggggtacctTTGATAGGCGCGCCGCCATCGATTTTTGGGGCTTCCCAGGTGATGGTGGCACAGTCCTCTCCCACAGCAGTACATTTCACATTTTCAGGAGGATCAGGGAcatctataaacacacacacacacacacacacacacacacacacaaacacatacagtaacacacacacacacacacacacagaaacatttaACATAATAACATGCACCGGTATTTGGTCTACACAGATTGCTGTATGCTATATGGTGCCATTGAAAATGGTTTCTTCTGACAACTAGCTGCTAAACAAGTCACCTGATGCTATTcactttttggaacaagaaaGTTGACATACTTTCCTCTAAGTGAAGCAGCAGAGGAAAATCTCAAAGgacttacgtgtgtgtgtgtgtgtgtgtgtgtgtgtgtgtgtgtgtgtgtgtgtgcaactgggTTAGAGTACATTCTAGTAAGTGTGTAACTGGatatctgtttgtgttttgcatGGTAGCCTGAAAGTCACCTTGCATAAGCCTCTTACCCAGAAAGTaggcctctatgtgtgtgtgtgtgccagtgtgtgtgtgtgtgtgtgtgtgtgtgtatccaagactgtgtgcatatgtgtctatccctgtatgtgtttgtttgtttctagaTATGTGCTtgtctgtatttgtatgtgtgtacatatgacgcgtgtttatgagtgtatatgtgtatatgtgtaatgttcatatgtatgtgtgtgtatgtaaacatttgagaatgtatgtgtgtgtgtatttatctcatgcatgtgtgtttgtaagtgactctgtgtgtgtgtgtgactctgtgtgtgtgtgtgtgtgtgtgtgtgagtgaatttgTCCACAGAATCTGACCAACGATCTTGATGTGGATGTTGGCCTTGTCCTCTCCGGCGGGGTTGGTGGCGGTGATGCTGtagttgacacaaacacacacacacacacacacacacacacacacacaatacacatacagtaacacacacacacacacacacacagaaacatttaACATAATAACATGCACCGGTATTTGGTCTACACAGATTGCTGTGCGTTATATGGTGCCATTGAAAATGGTTTCTTCTGACAACTAGCTGCTAAACAAGTCACCTGATGCTATTcactttttggaacaagaaaGTTGACATACTTTCCTCTAAGTGAAGCAGCAGAGGAAAATCTCAAAGGacttacggtgtgtgtgtgtgtgtgtgtgtgtgtgtgtgtgtgtgtgtgtgtgtgtgtgtgcaactgggTTAGAGTACATTCTAGTAAGTGTGTAACTGGatatctgtttgtgttttgcatGGTAGCCTGAAAGTCACCTTGCATAAGCCTCTTTACCCAGAAAGTaggcctctatgtgtgtgtgtgtgtgccagtgtgtgtgtgtgtgtgtgtgtgtgtatccaagactgtgtgcatatgtgtctatccctgtatgtgtttgtttgtttctagaTATGTGCTtgtctgtatttgtatgtgtgtacatatgcgacgtgtttatgagtgtatatgtgtacgtgttcatatgtatgtgtgtgtatgtaaacatttgagaatgtatgtgtgtgtgtatttatctgcgtatgtgtgtttgtaagtgactctgtgtgtgtgtgtgtgtgtgtgtgtgtgtgtgtgtgtgtgagtgaatttgTCCACAGAATCTGACCAACGATCTTGATGTGGATGTTGGCCTTGTCCTCTCCGGCGGGGTTGGTGACGGTGATGCTGTAGTTGCCCTCGTCCTCCCTCTCGGCCCCCTCAATCACGAAGCTGCTCAGGCCGGTACGGCTCTCCACGCGAACACGACCCGCTTCTGTGCCAATCACCTGATTCATGCATGcatagacacacccacacaaacacacacatacaattgacacacacacatacatacatacattcatacatacatacacacaaacacacacacacatatcatggTGGTTATCCAATGTTGGAGAAGacatttctgtgtctgtgtgagtgcatgtgtgagtgcatgtgtgtgtgtgtgtgtgtgtgtgtgtgtgtgtgtgtgtgtgtgtttgtgtgagtgcatttgcgtttctgtgtgcgtgttttgtgtacattttgtgtctcatttgtgtttctgtgggcatgtgtgtgtacgtgtgtgcatgtgtatgtgtgtgtgtgcgtgtgtgtgtgtgtagcacctTATCTCCCCTCATCCACTGAACAGTGGGAGGTGGGTCTCCTGAGATCTCCGTGTCAAGGCGGAGCTTATTGCCGGCGACAACAATAATCGTGTTCTGAGAGACCATTTGGCCAGTGACGTCCAGATGAATCTTAGGAGGCTCTGGAATTAcacagagagaggtgaggaacagaaaacacatgttgagagagagaaagaggtgaggAAAAGAGGTGAGGAAAAGAGGTGAGGAAAAGTAAAcacatgatgagagagagagagagagagagagagagagagagagagagagagagagaggacagaaaggACAAACTATCAGAGGCAAGGGAGACCATGGCACTGCATTCAGGTTAGATGGCATAACTCACCTTGCCTTGGGACATAGTCAACCTTGATCTCTGTAGGgcaggagaaagagaacaaGTTATTACAAAGTTATTTATTATGCCATATGATCAACAAGATGTATAATATGCTGGTATCATGAATCTAGAAGACCAAATGCATCCATTGGAACTAGTCATTATATGCTAGCTTGTGAGAAAAGGGAAATAAGGCTGTCCAAATCATTATGAATTACCCAATAGTGATCGATAAAGTAAATCCTGATCCTAATAtgagaaactctctctctctctcacccaggAAGTTGAGCTTGGCTGACAGTGAGAGGGCGTGGCCATCTGGAACAAAGGTGTAATCTCCAGCATCCTCTGGCTTCACATCATCGATGGTGAGTCGGTGgaacctaaaacacacacacacacacacacacacacacacacaataattgtaatatatgtgtgtgtgtgtgtgacacaagaTGCATGATGCCATTTAATACCAGGTGTTTGCATCAatggagtaagagagagagagagagagagagagagagagagagagagtgtgtgtgcatgtgtgtgagtgtgtgtgtcataaggTGTACATTACCTGCCAATATGGGACATCTTGATGCGGTCGCTGGGCAGGACCTCCACGCCATCCTTGAACCACTTGCCTGTCACCTTGTCATCAGACACCTCACATTTGAACATGGCTTGCTCGGCCGACTTCACCGTAAGGTCAGCCATGTCCTGCAACACTTCCAGCTCCTTCTCTGTCGACGGGACACACAATAGAGGGGTTTACGCAGGTTACACATACTTATTAtccggctcttcacaatgctccattgacttgaatgggaatTCTCAACGTTCTACCGGTcaaatatattcatgtaattaccgctgaaaacatataatgaccgctgtcaatggcaacaggttttgtgcttctgattcacgtctttcatatcactccgcaagtagtccggtcacttcttgcaatggaacttcattcaaaagtgaaagcagacggttgatcagctgtgatttatagaatgtttgatttaagttgagcgtgtgttgcgaactatttgtttctcagcaaaaaccACAACAAATCAATCAAAAGACATATCATGTgaagtttctttttcttgtgtTGACAAGTAGCCGGATAATAAGAGGGACAATGTATAGAAAGCTGGTCATTgccgggaaaataagtcccttctgGGCGAAGCAAGACCAGATCTACAGTGTGCAGACTTTcctttttacattttcagaagTATTCCAGAGTATACAGAGCAGATATAAAGGTAGACATAAGGTACATACTCATTttcatggattaagcctagtgtTGGACTAAAAGAAAACTTCAGGATGAGATTTCCATAAAAAA comes from the Alosa alosa isolate M-15738 ecotype Scorff River chromosome 22, AALO_Geno_1.1, whole genome shotgun sequence genome and includes:
- the LOC125287093 gene encoding myosin-binding protein C, fast-type-like isoform X21, with translation MPEPTEAKTEAEPPQEEKAEAAPAEEAEAAPAEEAPAAEPAEPAPVEEGDAPPVEAPSAEGPEEDEPPPTLTGMFLERPEDVVAIAGTDVTFVAKVDATTLRFKPSAKWLKGKWLDLGSKAGKHLQFKETYDRNSKIYTYEMKIIKVVVADAGGYRCEVASKDKCDSTTFEVSVEAADTGDHQHDVLSAFKREGAGEDDGELDFSSLLKAVKKKKKKPVEEEKEDVWEILKKAHPSEYEKIAFDYGITDLRGMLKRLKKMKTVVPKISDAFIKKLEDCYSVEKGKKIVLTCEVVDPNCQVKWLKNGQEIKPSAKYIMEANGNLRTLTINKCSLADDAAYECVCGTDKSYTEVFVKEPPITITKLMDDYHVTVGERVEFEVEVSEEGAHVMWYFENLELVRTEDSKFRFKKDGKRHWLIIQEATLDDIGMYHCFTNGGHTKGELEVEEKELEVLQDMADLTVKSAEQAMFKCEVSDDKVTGKWFKDGVEVLPSDRIKMSHIGRFHRLTIDDVKPEDAGDYTFVPDGHALSLSAKLNFLEIKVDYVPRQEPPKIHLDVTGQMVSQNTIIVVAGNKLRLDTEISGDPPPTVQWMRGDKVIGTEAGRVRVESRTGLSSFVIEGAEREDEGNYSITVTNPAGEDKANIHIKIVDVPDPPENVKCTAVGEDCATITWEAPKIDGGAPIKGYYMERKKKGSSRWTKLNFDVYESTTYEAKRMIEGVLYEMRVFAVNSIGMSQPSLNSKPFMPIAPTSEPTRLMVNDVTDTTCSLKWLAPERIGAGGLDGYIIEYCKEGDTEWQVANSEPVDRQSFVVRNLPTGEKLDFRVVAVNIAGRSPPALLGQPVTIREIVERPKIRLPRSLRQKYVRQVGDQINLVIPFQGKPRPVATWLKDGEPVDLKKVGVRNSFVDSVLFIRSAERDHSGKYTLVLQIENMEDRATIDIRVVEKPGPPTAVKVTDIWGFNAALEWKPPKDDGNCEITGYLIQKADKKTMEWFTVYEHNRRTNCTASDLVMGNEYMFRVFSVNMCGPSDDPGVSKDTAKIVKQNLEYKPPPFKEHDMNCPPKFTAPLVDRSVIQGYSAAMSCAVKASPRPKIIWLKNNMILGDDPKYLMMNNQGVLTLNIRKPGMFDGGKYTCRAVNDLGQAEVECKLEIRPQPPMEEKRK
- the LOC125287093 gene encoding myosin-binding protein C, fast-type-like isoform X36, encoding MPEPTEAKTEGDAPPVEAPSAEEPPPTLTGMFLERPEDVVAIAGTDVTFVAKVDATTLRFKPSAKWLKGKWLDLGSKAGKHLQFKETYDRNSKIYTYEMKIIKVVVADAGGYRCEVASKDKCDSTTFEVSVEAADTGDHQHDVLSAFKREGAGEDDGELDFSSLLKAVKKKKKKPVEEEKEDVWEILKKAHPSEYEKIAFDYGITDLRGMLKRLKKMKTVVPKISDAFIKKLEDCYSVEKGKKIVLTCEVVDPNCQVKWLKNGQEIKPSAKYIMEANGNLRTLTINKCSLADDAAYECVCGTDKSYTEVFVKEPPITITKLMDDYHVTVGERVEFEVEVSEEGAHVMWYFENLELVRTEDSKFRFKKDGKRHWLIIQEATLDDIGMYHCFTNGGHTKGELEVEEKELEVLQDMADLTVKSAEQAMFKCEVSDDKVTGKWFKDGVEVLPSDRIKMSHIGRFHRLTIDDVKPEDAGDYTFVPDGHALSLSAKLNFLEIKVDYVPRQEPPKIHLDVTGQMVSQNTIIVVAGNKLRLDTEISGDPPPTVQWMRGDKVIGTEAGRVRVESRTGLSSFVIEGAEREDEGNYSITVTNPAGEDKANIHIKIVDVPDPPENVKCTAVGEDCATITWEAPKIDGGAPIKGYYMERKKKGSSRWTKLNFDVYESTTYEAKRMIEGVLYEMRVFAVNSIGMSQPSLNSKPFMPIAPTSEPTRLMVNDVTDTTCSLKWLAPERIGAGGLDGYIIEYCKEGDTEWQVANSEPVDRQSFVVRNLPTGEKLDFRVVAVNIAGRSPPALLGQPVTIREIVERPKIRLPRSLRQKYVRQVGDQINLVIPFQGKPRPVATWLKDGEPVDLKKVGVRNSFVDSVLFIRSAERDHSGKYTLVLQIENMEDRATIDIRVVEKPGPPTAVKVTDIWGFNAALEWKPPKDDGNCEITGYLIQKADKKTMEWFTVYEHNRRTNCTASDLVMGNEYMFRVFSVNMCGPSDDPGVSKDTAKIVKQNLEYKPPPFKEHDMNCPPKFTAPLVDRSVIQGYSAAMSCAVKASPRPKIIWLKNNMILGDDPKYLMMNNQGVLTLNIRKPGMFDGGKYTCRAVNDLGQAEVECKLEIRPQPPMEEKRK
- the LOC125287093 gene encoding myosin-binding protein C, fast-type-like isoform X40; protein product: MPEPTEAKTEGDAPPEPPPTLTGMFLERPEDVVAIAGTDVTFVAKVDATTLRFKPSAKWLKGKWLDLGSKAGKHLQFKETYDRNSKIYTYEMKIIKVVVADAGGYRCEVASKDKCDSTTFEVSVEAADTGDHQHDVLSAFKREGAGEDDGELDFSSLLKAVKKKKKKPVEEEKEDVWEILKKAHPSEYEKIAFDYGITDLRGMLKRLKKMKTVVPKISDAFIKKLEDCYSVEKGKKIVLTCEVVDPNCQVKWLKNGQEIKPSAKYIMEANGNLRTLTINKCSLADDAAYECVCGTDKSYTEVFVKEPPITITKLMDDYHVTVGERVEFEVEVSEEGAHVMWYFENLELVRTEDSKFRFKKDGKRHWLIIQEATLDDIGMYHCFTNGGHTKGELEVEEKELEVLQDMADLTVKSAEQAMFKCEVSDDKVTGKWFKDGVEVLPSDRIKMSHIGRFHRLTIDDVKPEDAGDYTFVPDGHALSLSAKLNFLEIKVDYVPRQEPPKIHLDVTGQMVSQNTIIVVAGNKLRLDTEISGDPPPTVQWMRGDKVIGTEAGRVRVESRTGLSSFVIEGAEREDEGNYSITVTNPAGEDKANIHIKIVDVPDPPENVKCTAVGEDCATITWEAPKIDGGAPIKGYYMERKKKGSSRWTKLNFDVYESTTYEAKRMIEGVLYEMRVFAVNSIGMSQPSLNSKPFMPIAPTSEPTRLMVNDVTDTTCSLKWLAPERIGAGGLDGYIIEYCKEGDTEWQVANSEPVDRQSFVVRNLPTGEKLDFRVVAVNIAGRSPPALLGQPVTIREIVERPKIRLPRSLRQKYVRQVGDQINLVIPFQGKPRPVATWLKDGEPVDLKKVGVRNSFVDSVLFIRSAERDHSGKYTLVLQIENMEDRATIDIRVVEKPGPPTAVKVTDIWGFNAALEWKPPKDDGNCEITGYLIQKADKKTMEWFTVYEHNRRTNCTASDLVMGNEYMFRVFSVNMCGPSDDPGVSKDTAKIVKQNLEYKPPPFKEHDMNCPPKFTAPLVDRSVIQGYSAAMSCAVKASPRPKIIWLKNNMILGDDPKYLMMNNQGVLTLNIRKPGMFDGGKYTCRAVNDLGQAEVECKLEIRPQPPMEEKRK